CCACCAACAAGTCCTCTTTACGAGTTCCTGATTTGTTGATGTCCATGCAAGGGAAAATACGTTTTTCCATCAGCTTGCGATCCAAGTGAATCTCAGAGTTACCTGTACCTTTGAATTCTTCGAAAATCACTTCATCCATACGCGAACCCGTATCGATAAGGGCCGTGGCGATAATCGTTAAACTGCCACCCTCTTCGATATTTCGAGCCGCTCCGAAGAACCGCTTCGGTTTATGAAGAGCATTGGAGTCCACACCCCCCGAAAGAATTTTTCCAGAGGGAGGAACGACAGTGTTGTAGGCACGAGCTAAACGCGTGATTGAATCCAATAGAATCACCACATCGTGTTTGTGCTCCACAAGACGTTTCGCTTTCTCTAAAACCATTTCCGAAACTTGAACGTGACGAGTGGGTGGTTCGTCAAACGTCGAACTAATCACTTCACCCTTTACGTTCCGAGACATATCGGTCACTTCCTCAGGACGCTCATCGATCAAAAGTACGATCAGCTTTACGTCAGGATGATTTTTAGAAATCGAGTTTGCGATATTTTGGAGAAGAACTGTCTTACCCGTACGAGGAGGAGCAACAATCAATGCACGTTGACCCATTCCGAGAGGAGCCATGAGATCCACCACTCGAGTCGTGAAATCTGTAGGACTGTGCTCTAACTTTAAACGCTTGTCGGGATAGAGCGGAGTTAAGTTATCAAAAAGAATTTTCTCTTTTGATTTTTCCGGCGGTTCAAAGTTGAGTTCTTCTACTTTTAAGAGAGCAAAATATTTTTCGCCCTCTTTCGGGGGGCGAACGGTTCCGCTCACCGTGTCTCCGGTGCGCAGACCAAAGCGACGAATCTGAGAAGGACTTACATAAATATCATCGGGACCCGGAAGATAGTTATAATCTGGCGAGCGTAAGAAACCGTAACCATCTGGGAGAATTTCTAAAACGCCATCGCCGTAAACGTCGACGAGAGTGGCGGCGCGCTTAAGAATTTCGAAAACCAGCTCCTGGCGACGAAGTCCTGAAGCATTCTCAATTTTAAGTTTTGCTGCAAAACCTAAAATGTCCGCAATTTGTTTTGATTTGAGCCCTTTCGAGCTCAGAGCGGATTTTTCATCCTCGGTCAGATTAATATCAGAGAGATCGACCTTTTCGTCAGGGAGGCCGCTGTGTTGAGGAGGGTGAGTTGTGTCTTCGAGGTCGTCGTACTTTTGAAAACTGGGCGAGTTGTTGCGCTTAGGCTTCCAGTTGTTGTTATTATTATTGTTGTTGTTATTGCGATTATTGTTGCGATCGCCGCGGTCGTTTCTGTCGTTACGGTCTTTGAAGTGGGACCGACGTCCGCCGCCGCCTCCTCCGTAGTTCTTGTTATCTCTGCCACTCGCTTCCCGAGGCTCTCTTACGCCTTCTTTGCGACGGGGCTCTTGCTCTCCCCCGGGAGCTTCGAGATCTTTAAGATCCTGGCTCGGTTGCTCCTTAGCAGCTTTCTCTTCGCTAGCAGGCTTTTGTGGCTTATCTGATTCTGACATTAAGACTCCGGGTTATTTTTTTTGATTTATTTTGTTGAAAGAAAATTCATGGATTTTTTTGGATTTGGCTAAAAAGAACTAACCTTAGGTTTTCGATTAATTTGACAAAAATTAGTAGATACACAAGTTCTAACTTAGTTCGTTTATCATTGTCAATCGGGGGTGGTGGACATTTTTGATAAGGAGGTCGTCGTAATCTCGCTTTTACGGCTCAAATCAAGGCCTTGACGACCTTTCCACGATATAGGAAGTCGCTCCAAAACGGGACGTTGGCGAGTCCGTATTTTTGTCAAACTTCTTATCACCCTGGTCATCGCTGCTCCGACATGAGTCAGAAATCGTATCCTTAAGGTCCAGATTCGGTGAATGTGAGCGGCTTTGTATAATTTTTCACTAGCTGACTCCCGATACATTGAAGGTAACACTAAGGAGCGCCTCGAATGTCTGAAATCGTTAAACCTGCTGACAGAATTCCTCTAAGACTTCCCATCGAATTTAGAAAAACCTATGCTCGCCAGTCTGAAAAAGGCGGCTTGGTCAATATTAGTATTACGGGTGCCTTCCTTGAACATAGAACGGAAGAGCTCGAAATTAATGATCAGATCAATATCCATTTTCGTGTCAGCGGCAGAGAGCGAGTTCTTCAAGCGACAATCGTTTGGAAAAGCAATGCCGGAGCCGGTGTACGTTTTTCTCCCGACAATCAACAAGACGTACAGATCATCGATGATTTGATGTACTTCGTAAAAGATCATCGTGAGAAGAAAAAAGCCGTTCTTCATAGCATCTTTAGCAAAGTTTAAATTTTTATACGTCATTGTGAACATGAGTAAAGAATCTCAAATAAAAAAAGGCGCCTGAGTAGCGCCTTTTTTATTGCTTAGAGATCCTCGTGCGAGCCTAGCTGTATTTTACTTTTTTGCGTCCGCGGCGGATAAAGATCAGTAGGATGAGAGCTGCAAGGATCAATAGACCTCCAAGAACGGCCATCATCATTGAATCATCTTGACCACCCATCATTGATGCTAATCCATCAGCCGGAGGAGCCGGAGCTGCCATCATGTCTGGCGGCGGAGGAGGTGGTGGCGCCACTGGTTCTTGAGGTGGAGGCGGAGGAGGAGGAACTTCCTCAACTGCGGCCACTTGTTGCGGCTCTTCCATAGGCGGTGGCTCTTCAAAGCCGGCTTCCGAAGGTGCTGCGGGCTCCGGTGGCAACTGCTGCTCAGGAACAGCGGCTTGCTCTTGAGGCGCTTGAGGCTCTGGTGGCAACTCTTGTTGAGCTGCGGCCACCGGAGTAGCTACCGGAACAGACATACCATCAGGCCAGTATCTTAAGTTAGAACCGGCAGGAAGACTCCATTTGTCGTCCACATCGTTGGTGGCCCAAATCTCCATCCAACTGCGAGAGTGACCCAAAAGATTCTGGGAAACTTTTCTAAAGTTTTCATTTTTGGCGGCGGTGTACATTTGTGGTTGCACCCCAGCCTCTTCCCAATACAAAAGAATCTGGCTGCTGTCCGCAGGGTTGCGTGCAGATGCGTAATAAATTTTATCCCCAACATTAAGCTCTCTGCCGCGGAAATGACTATTCCAACGTAAAAGATCTTTGGATTTACTGCTATCGCCATAAATTTTGTTGGCAACACCACTCATCGTATCGCCAGACCGAGCAATGTAAAGTCGGTTGATGAGAGAGCCACTATCTTGATAAGGCGTCTTCTTCATCTTCTTAACGGGAGTCCAAGTTTTTGTTTCAGATTCAGAGGTTGAATCTTGAACATACGTTGTGGTTTCCGTTGTTTGAGTGACGGCAGGAGTTTCGTTGGTGGCTTCAGCGACCTCAGTCGTTGTTGAAGTCTCTGACGACTCCGTTGTTGTTCCTTCCGAACCTACAAACAAAGTCTCTTCTTGATTTCCCTCGATGGGAGCATCTGGAAGCTCTTCCACCGATGCGCTGGCAGACTTACTGCCATCGGATCCGTAATCGTCGTCTGGATATTCGTCGATGACTTCTTCTTCATCAACACTTGTAGAAGCAACTTCTTCAGTACTGCTCTCTTCGTCGCTGCTGCTCTCATCGCTGGATTCATCGGAAGTCTCTGAACTCGCTACTGCTTCATCTGAAGACTCCTCATCCGAGCTGAATAAACTACAGCCGTTGAGCGAGACCATAGAGATGATCATCACGCAGATCAGAAGATATTTTCTAAACATAGTTGCCGTCCTCTGGTTACTAAAAATGTCGTCCTTGACTTAAATCATTAAAACACAGGAGTTTTTGTTTGAAAACGAAATGCGTGGGCCAGTCTAGGGTTGGCCTTAAGGCCATCTCCTCAGACTATTTTTTAAATTCGAAGACCGAACCAATGGCTATATTCTTTCGTTTAAACCAACCTACAGATACTTCGAGTGCATACTTCGCCGGCTGGGCGCTTCGGTAGCTCGGGAGTTGACTGTCTTCCACTGGACCTAGGGGCGGTTGCATATCGAGAACTTGGAGAAGTTTTCTATTTTTATCAAAGAATCCAATACTCAGTGGAATGAGTGTGTTCTTCATCCAGAAGGACTGAAAAACTTCGTCCTCAGAGACGAATAACATTCCCTCGGTATCAGCTAAATGCGGACGGTTCATCAGCCCGTGCGCTCTTTGTTCAAAAGTTTCAGCGACCTGCACCGTCAGTTCCACTTTGTTTGTTTTAAAACACAACTTCTTGGTGGGAAACTTCACTTCGGCGAGCCCCAACGGACTCAGTATTGTTGTTAAAACTAAAATGGCAGAAAAAATCGAGAGCCTCACGGTTTTAACTTTTCCTTGAGGAGTCGGTTGACGGCATCTGGGTTCGCCTGGCCTTTAGAAAGCTTCATCACTTGTCCCACGAAAAAGCCGAAGACTTTATCTTTGCCTGACCGATACTGTGCGACCTGATCCGCGTTTTGTGCCA
Above is a window of Bdellovibrionales bacterium DNA encoding:
- a CDS encoding LysM peptidoglycan-binding domain-containing protein, which produces MFRKYLLICVMIISMVSLNGCSLFSSDEESSDEAVASSETSDESSDESSSDEESSTEEVASTSVDEEEVIDEYPDDDYGSDGSKSASASVEELPDAPIEGNQEETLFVGSEGTTTESSETSTTTEVAEATNETPAVTQTTETTTYVQDSTSESETKTWTPVKKMKKTPYQDSGSLINRLYIARSGDTMSGVANKIYGDSSKSKDLLRWNSHFRGRELNVGDKIYYASARNPADSSQILLYWEEAGVQPQMYTAAKNENFRKVSQNLLGHSRSWMEIWATNDVDDKWSLPAGSNLRYWPDGMSVPVATPVAAAQQELPPEPQAPQEQAAVPEQQLPPEPAAPSEAGFEEPPPMEEPQQVAAVEEVPPPPPPPQEPVAPPPPPPPDMMAAPAPPADGLASMMGGQDDSMMMAVLGGLLILAALILLIFIRRGRKKVKYS
- a CDS encoding PilZ domain-containing protein translates to MSEIVKPADRIPLRLPIEFRKTYARQSEKGGLVNISITGAFLEHRTEELEINDQINIHFRVSGRERVLQATIVWKSNAGAGVRFSPDNQQDVQIIDDLMYFVKDHREKKKAVLHSIFSKV
- a CDS encoding DUF192 domain-containing protein; its protein translation is MRLSIFSAILVLTTILSPLGLAEVKFPTKKLCFKTNKVELTVQVAETFEQRAHGLMNRPHLADTEGMLFVSEDEVFQSFWMKNTLIPLSIGFFDKNRKLLQVLDMQPPLGPVEDSQLPSYRSAQPAKYALEVSVGWFKRKNIAIGSVFEFKK
- the rho gene encoding transcription termination factor Rho, which codes for MSSKGLKSKQIADILGFAAKLKIENASGLRRQELVFEILKRAATLVDVYGDGVLEILPDGYGFLRSPDYNYLPGPDDIYVSPSQIRRFGLRTGDTVSGTVRPPKEGEKYFALLKVEELNFEPPEKSKEKILFDNLTPLYPDKRLKLEHSPTDFTTRVVDLMAPLGMGQRALIVAPPRTGKTVLLQNIANSISKNHPDVKLIVLLIDERPEEVTDMSRNVKGEVISSTFDEPPTRHVQVSEMVLEKAKRLVEHKHDVVILLDSITRLARAYNTVVPPSGKILSGGVDSNALHKPKRFFGAARNIEEGGSLTIIATALIDTGSRMDEVIFEEFKGTGNSEIHLDRKLMEKRIFPCMDINKSGTRKEDLLVEKGDLNRLWILRKVLAPMNVVDSMEFLLDKMKESKTNTQFLGGMG